A single genomic interval of Fructobacillus americanaquae harbors:
- the serS gene encoding serine--tRNA ligase, which produces MLDLKYLRKNQEVATQKLTDRGVQEGVLADLLAADQKRRDVIAKVEELKAKRNEASDKIAFAKRQKEDASAAIQEMQAVAKEIKNLDQELEGLDQAVKDQAAHLPNIAEDDVPVGPDEEANVEIRTWEPADYEGRPLVKTEAPAWLKPHYEIGEDLGILDFERGAKVSGARFLYYVGDGARLERALYNFMLDQHREEGYTEMITPIVVNDSAMFGTGQYPKFQDDAYRVEGLNQTYIPTAEVSLTNYYAGETIPTEDLPISITALSPSFRKEAGAAGRDTRGLIRLHQFNKVEMVKFAKPDQSDQELEKMTNNAESILQKLGLPYHVITLSTGDMGFSAAKTHDLEVWLPAQGMYREISSVSNTRDFQARRMHITYRNEDGKLELVHTLNGSGLAVGRTVAAILENYQNENGTVTVPEVLRPYLGGQKTLQATPHH; this is translated from the coding sequence GTGTTAGATTTGAAATACCTACGAAAGAATCAAGAAGTTGCAACACAAAAGTTGACTGATCGTGGTGTGCAAGAAGGTGTCTTAGCTGATTTGTTAGCCGCAGATCAAAAGCGGCGCGATGTGATTGCCAAGGTTGAAGAACTCAAGGCTAAGCGTAATGAAGCATCTGACAAGATTGCTTTTGCTAAGCGCCAAAAAGAGGATGCATCGGCCGCTATTCAGGAAATGCAGGCCGTCGCAAAGGAAATCAAAAATCTCGACCAAGAGTTAGAGGGCTTAGACCAAGCGGTTAAGGATCAGGCGGCACACTTGCCAAATATTGCCGAAGATGATGTCCCAGTTGGTCCTGATGAAGAAGCCAATGTTGAAATCAGAACCTGGGAACCAGCGGATTACGAAGGTCGTCCACTGGTCAAGACAGAAGCACCAGCATGGTTGAAGCCGCATTACGAAATTGGTGAAGATTTAGGTATCTTAGACTTTGAACGTGGTGCCAAGGTTTCTGGGGCGCGGTTCTTGTACTATGTTGGTGATGGTGCGCGTTTGGAACGGGCTTTGTATAACTTCATGTTGGATCAACACCGTGAAGAGGGTTATACTGAAATGATTACGCCCATCGTGGTTAACGATTCGGCAATGTTTGGAACCGGTCAATATCCTAAGTTCCAAGATGACGCTTACCGAGTGGAGGGTCTGAATCAAACTTATATTCCAACGGCTGAAGTATCTTTGACAAATTACTATGCGGGTGAAACGATTCCTACAGAAGATTTGCCAATTTCGATCACTGCTTTGTCACCATCTTTCCGAAAGGAAGCTGGTGCTGCGGGTCGTGATACGCGTGGGCTAATTCGTTTGCACCAGTTTAATAAGGTTGAAATGGTTAAGTTTGCTAAACCTGATCAATCTGATCAGGAACTGGAAAAGATGACGAATAATGCTGAAAGTATTTTACAAAAATTAGGTTTGCCATATCATGTGATTACGCTGTCAACAGGAGACATGGGCTTCTCAGCTGCTAAGACCCATGACTTAGAAGTTTGGTTGCCAGCTCAAGGCATGTACCGTGAAATTTCTTCTGTATCAAATACTCGTGATTTCCAGGCACGCCGGATGCACATTACTTACCGGAATGAAGACGGTAAGTTGGAATTGGTTCACACCTTGAATGGTTCCGGTTTGGCCGTTGGTCGAACAGTGGCCGCCATTTTGGAAAACTACCAAAATGAAAATGGAACAGTGACGGTTCCAGAAGTTTTGCGTCCATATTTGGGTGGCCAAAAAACATTGCAGGCAACGCCACATCATTAA